The Formosa sp. Hel1_33_131 genome window below encodes:
- a CDS encoding type B 50S ribosomal protein L31, producing the protein MKKDIHPDNYRVVAFKDMSNEDVFLTKSTADTSETLEVDGVEYPLIKMEISRTSHPFYTGKSKLIDTAGRIDKFKTKYAKFKK; encoded by the coding sequence ATGAAAAAAGATATACACCCAGATAATTACAGAGTAGTAGCATTTAAAGATATGTCAAATGAAGATGTATTTTTAACAAAGTCAACTGCAGACACAAGTGAAACTTTAGAAGTGGACGGTGTAGAATACCCATTAATAAAAATGGAAATCTCTAGAACATCTCACCCGTTTTACACTGGTAAATCTAAATTAATTGATACTGCAGGACGTATTGATAAGTTCAAAACTAAATACGCAAAATTCAAGAAATA